In Camelina sativa cultivar DH55 chromosome 17, Cs, whole genome shotgun sequence, the genomic stretch TCACTCCACTATAGATATAGTCCCGAAGAAGAATCCTCGTTTTGCTATCAGATATCTTTGCTTTTGCTCGATTCTCTCTATCTCCATCCATTTTCAGTAATAGAAACTGTAATCTCTGTATCTCCAACTGTAACCTACCAATCTTCTCTGATCCTCTTCTCGCCTGTTCTGATATCCTCTTCCTTCTGCTACTCTNNNNNNNNNNNNNNNNNNNNNNNNNNNNNNNNNNNNNNNNNNNNNNNNNNNNNNNNNNNNNNNNNNNNNNNNNNNNNNNNNNNNNNNNNNNNNNNNNNNNNNNNNNNNNNNNNNNNNNNNNNNNNNNNNNNNNNNNNNNNNNNNNNNNNNNNNNNNNNNNNNNNNNNNNNNNNNNNNNNNNNNNNNNNNNNNNNNNNNNNNNNNNNNNNNNNNNNNNNNNNNNNNNNNNNNNNNNNNNNNNNNNNNNNNNNNNNNNNNNNNNNNNNNNNNNNNNNNNNNNNNNNNNNNNNNNNNNNNNNNNNNNNNNNNNNNNNNNNNNNNNNNNNNNNNNNNNNNNNNNNNNNNNNNNNNNNNNNNNNNNNNNNNNNNNNNNNNNNNNNNNNNNNNNNNNNNNNNNNNNNNNNNNNNNNNNNNNNNNNNNNNNNNNNNNNNNNNNNNNNNNNNNNNNNNNNNNNNNNNNNNNNNNNNNNNNNNNNNNNNNNNNNNNNNNNNNNNNNNNNNNNNNNNNNNNNNNNNNNNNNNNNNNNNNNNNNNNNNNNNNNNNNNNNNNNNNNNNNNNNNNNNNNNNNNNNNNNNNNNNNNNNNNNNNNNNNNNNNNNNNNNNNNNNNNNNNNNNNNNNNNNNNNNNNNNNNNNNNNNNNNNNNNNNNNNNNNNNNNNNNNNNNNNNNNNNNNNNNNNNNNNNNNNNNNNNNNNNNNNNNNNNNNNNNNNNNNNNNNNNNNNNNNNNNNNNNNNNNNNNNNNNNNNNNNNNNNNNNNNNNNNNNNNNNNNNNNNNNNNNNNNNNNNNNNNNNNNNNNNNNNNNNNNNNNNNNNNNNNNNNNNNNNNNNNNNNNNNNNNNNNNNNNNNNNNNNNNNNNNNNNNNNNNNNNNNNNNNNNNNNNNNNNNNNNNNNNNNNNNNNNNNNNNNNNNNNNNNNNNNNNNNNNNNNNNNNNNNNNNNNNNNNNNNNNNNNNNNNNNNNNNNNNNNNNNNNNNNNNNNNNNNNNNNNNNNNNNNNNNNNNNNNNNNNNNNNNNNNNNNNNNNNNNNNNNNNNNNNNNNNNNNNNNNNNNNNNNNNNNNNNNNNNNNNNNNNNNNNNNNNNNNNNNNNNNNNNNNNNNNNNNNNNNNNNNNNNNNNNNNNNNNNNNNNNNNNNNNNNNNNNNNNNNNNNNNNNNNNNNNNNNNNNNNNNNNNNNNNNNNNNNNNNNNNNNNNNNNNNNNNNNNNNNNNNNNNNNNNNNNNNNNNNNNNNNNNNNNNNNNNNNNNNNNNNNNNNNNNNNNNNNNNNNNNNNNNNNNNNNNNNNNNNNNNNNNNNNNNNNNNNNNNNNNNNNNNNNNNNNNNNNNNNNNNNNNNNNNNNNNNNNNNNNNNNNNNNNNNNNNNNNNNNNNNNNNNNNNNNNNNNNNNNNNNNNNNNNNNNNNNNNNNNNNNNNNNNNNNNNNNNNNNNNNNNNNNNNNNNNNNNNNNNNNNNNNNNNNNNNNNNNNNNNNNNNNNNNNNNNNNNNNNNNNNNNNNNNNNNNNNNNNNNNNNNNNNNNNNNNNNNNNNNNNNNNNNNNNNNNNNNNNNNNNNNNNNNNNNNNNNNNNNNNNNNNNNNNNNNNNNNNNNNNNNNNNNNNNNNNNNNNNNNNNNNNNNNNNNNNNNNNNNNNNNNNNNNNNNNNNNNNNNNNNNNNNNNNNNNNNNNNNNNNNNNNNNNNNNNNNNNNNNNNNNNNNNNNNNNNNNNNNNNNNNNNNNNNNNNNNNNNNNNNNNNNNNNNNNNNNNNNNNNNNNNNNNNNNNNNNNNNNNNNNNNNNNNNNNNNNNNNNNNNNNNNNNNNNNNNNNNNNNNNNNNNNNNNNNNNNNNNNNNNNNNNNNNNNNNNNNNNNNNNNNNNNNNNNNNNNNNNNNNNNNNNNNNNNNNNNNNNNNNNNNNNNNNNNNNNNNNNNNNNNNNNNNNNNNNNNNNNNNNNNNNNNNNNNNNNNNNNNNNNNNNNNNNNNNNNNNNNNNNNNNNNNNNNNNNNNNNNNNNNNNNNNNNNNNNNNNNNNNNNNNNNNNNNNNNNNNNNNNNNNNNNNNNNNNNNNNNNNNNNNNNNNNNNNNNNNNNNNNNNNNNNNNNNNNNNNNNNNNNNNNNNNNNNNNNNNNNNNNNNNNNNNNNNNNNNNNNNNNNNNNNNNNNNNNNNNNNNNNNNNNNNNNNNNNNNNNNNNNNNNNNNNNNNNNNNNNNNNNNNNNNNNNNNNNNNNNNNNNNNNNNNNNNNNNNNNNNNNNNNNNNNNNNNNNNNNNNNNNNNNNNNNNNNNNNNNNNNNNNNNNNNNNNNNNNNNNNNNNNNNNNNNNNNNNNNNNNNNNNNNNNNNNNNNNNNNNNNNNNNNNNNNNNNNNNNNNNGTCACACTAATTAATGTGAAACGCAtccaaatatataacaaaatatcacAAATTGCATACATCACCTCATATATAGACAGAAAGTAAATTTTTATggtaattaaaatatacattttgttaacgAGCTCTCAGAGCAAATTCCAACACAACGTCGAAGCAATAATGGAGGATCTTGTTATTGTCTTGATAGCCCTCTTCAGTTTGGCTGTTATTAGTGGTACGATATCTTGTTGCATCTGTCTGCAGGCGGATGAGAAGAAACGAACAGTCACCACTACTATCGATGACGCGAGAAGAAGTAAAGACGGTGGCTTCATGATTTTTCCAGTAGCGGCTGTCTCCTCCGGGGATCACTGCGGTCATCATGTCTCCTCCGGGGATCACGGCGGTGGTTGTGGTGGACATGGAGGAGGATGTGGCGGAGGATGCGGAGGTAATTAACGATTCTTCTGCTTTAGTTTAGGCCATTCGTAATTTTGTTTATAGTACCATCGACTAAACCCagttaaagaaaatttaaatttcaagtTACTGACTCCACtgagatttttattattattggttattgcaAACGctacaaaatatattacataccTACCTAACTCTTCCATATCCATGAAAAATTTGCATTTTCTTGATGtatccatgaacaaaaaaaagaagttgtcaATTGATTAGTAAAAGTTAGACATAATCGCGCTCCAGTGGAGAATGGAGATCAAAGGCATATACGGTGGAATGGTTAACTAATTAGATAATCGAATGACTCCATAAAGAGGAATAAAGTGTAATTCACTGAATCGAGGATGCTTCCTCGTTGTTGAGGAGAGTTGTATTCAACAAGATGGATGATGATCGAACAAACTCATCAGAAACGCGTCAATCATAATtgtgaaataattttgttcttgtGGTGTAAAATCAGATTATAATATGAATCACTAACTTATGGACCCTATAGAAAATCAAGAGGAGTTATtgtgagatattattattatgtaaataTGTATCGCTATCTATCTAATTAAGGAAATTAGGTTAACATTCTTTTCCTATATAAACCAAACCatatctgtataaaccacaccGGTGTTCTCTTAACTTAACAGAAGCATCTAGACAGCCTCTTCACACGGTTAAGAAAACTTTAACGTCTCATCATCATACGCCACGTGTCAAAACCTGGTGCCTTCAAGAACGTTCGCctttactcttcttctctttttaactGCTTTTATAACTTCTACAATCCTAATTTTTTCTCAGCCTCGAAATCTCaaattttctcgggaaaaaaaaaaacgtaacgatcgaaccaaaaacaaaaaaaaggaaaacaaattccGAAACTTGTTAATTCCTAGATCatcgtccttcttcttctccggttcTTTCCAGTATTCGAATATTCCCGCGTTCGTTTGATCAAGAATCCATTGTGTCGGTCGATTACAGTTTTACAGAATGCATAAGTGGAATCTTCCTTACCGGAAAGATGACGTGGAGACCGGCGCTAGTGGCGGTGAGAGAACTCTTTATCCGACGATGCTCGAGAGCCCCGAACTCCGATGGGGTTTCATCCGTAAGGTATATTCCATAATCGTTTTCCAGCTTTTAGCAACCATCGCCGTCGCCGCCACGGTGGTTTTCGTCCGTCCGATTGCCGTGTTCTTCGCCACCACTAGTGCCGGTCTTGCTCTCTGGATTGTCCTAATCATCACACCTCTTTTAGgtaaccaaaaaatcaaaaaaaatctaaattcaattcgatgtttttttatattttattttagggttttggtttaatttgttattgttCTGTTTGGTTGCAGTAATGTGTCCTCTGTACTATTACCACCAGAAACATCCGGTGAATTACTTGCTTCTAGGGATCTTCACGGTGACTTTGGCTTTCGCCGTGGGATTAACGTGTGCTTTCACCAGTGGTAAGACTTTCCTTGTGACACACTCTACTTCTCCTCCGTATTCCTTTCTTGTCTTTCAAGCGACTTATATTAGTTGCTTTAAACCACACCACACGCTTCTATAATAGCCTGTATCTCCAACACATATGGGCTGGTTTTGACTTTCCTCATACTCAATAATTGGTTCACTGATAGCTTAATGTTTCCATAGAAACCATTGATTTGTCTTTATACTACATTGGATAAACCCCTTAGTAGTAAAACAGTGTATATAGTTTCAAAATTCaatttattcattaaattttggaactttgttgCTGGAACAGGAAAAGTGATTCTTGAAGCAGCGATTTTAACGACAGTAGTGCTGCTTTCCTTAACCTTGTACACCTTTTGGGCGGCGAAGAAAGGATATGACTTCAATTTCCTCGGTCCATTCTTATTTGGTGCTCTCATCGTTCTCATGGTCTTTGCCCTTATTCAGGTAAGTATACAcacttcttttggttttaacatTGGAATGCAAGAACTGAAAACAGAGCCTAATGGtggcttttttgtttttttgcagatATTCTTTCCGTTGGGTCGGCTCTCAGTGATGATCTATGGTTGTTTAGCTGCGATAATATTCTGTGGGTACATAGTTTACGATACAGACAATCTCATCAAACGTTACAGTTACGATGAGTACATCTGGGCTGCAGTTTCGCTCTACTTGGATATTATCAACCTCTTCTTGGCTCTCCTTACCATTTTCAGAGCTGCCGAATGAAGCGTCTTTGCTCCTTTTTTTAAGTCATGATCAGTGTTATTATCATGTCCTTCAAATATGTAAATCTTTGATATTATTTGTTAACAGAACCTCCTTTTCTTTGGCAAGCTAACTTGTTTTAGTAATCGATTAGTATTGGAACTTGCGCTTAAAGTCCATATTCTGTTGTTTTAACACAACACAGCTATGTCTGCATCTGAAACGCAGACTCAGAACAAAACTTGAAACTTTGACTTTTCCTCTTAACCATTTCCAacatacaaatttctttcaaacTCTACAAAAACGCAAAAAGAGATATTAGCAGAAGTGTTTCTCTTTCCATATCAAACTTCAATTCGATTCCATTCAcatgaatattattttatttagattacTTGCAACAACAAATCTAACAATCACGGAGATGGAGGCGGCTGCACGCACCCACAAAGTATCCTGTTTTTCATTCTCTTTCGTCGCTCACCTCTCACTCCACTATAGATATAGTCCCGAAGAAGAATCCTCGTTTTGCTATCAGATATCTTTGCTTTTGCTCGATTCTCTCTATCTCCATCCATTTTCAGTAATAGAAACTGTAATCTCTGTATCTCCAACTGTAACCTACCAATCTTCTCTGATCCTCTTCTCGCCTGTTCTGATATCCTCTTCCTTCTGCTACTCTCATTCTCATCAAGATCCATTGATGATTTACTTCCATCTGATCTCTCAAATCCGTTTTGGACTTTCGTCACCAACTTCCTGTTGACGCTTAAAAGTTTCTCTAATGCTTCTTCAGCATCATTGATCTGTCCCTTGATCGTGTCATActcgttttcttttcctttctcgcCTTTCTCCTCTGTCTCCACTTTGCTTTTCAAATCTTCAACAGCAACATGAAGATTTGCGAGTTTCTGTAAATCTGAACCAAGTCTCTCGAGAACTTTCCTCTTGTTCGCTTCTTTGTTTGAATCCGTGAATCTATCAGAGACCTCTAGTTTGTCCACAACCAATGACTCTTCAGACAACGATTTACCTTTCTGAGGATTCTGTGGCTTTACCTCTAAACTGTGCTCATCTTCTACCTTCAAAATGTCTCTCTTACTTATCCCATATGATGAGCAATCAGAAACCTGATCAAGAACGATATCTTTTGTGATCATCTCGCTTTCCTCGAAATAGATGTCGTGGTTCTGCTTCCGTAAGTTTCCACTTCTCCTTCTGCTTCTTCGGGCAGAAGAAGACTTCAATTCTTCCATTGCAAGCTTTTTGGTTACTGACTCCTCAATAGCTTTGATTCTCAAACGCATTTCTTGCAACTCTAAGAATTTATCGTTGTTATCCAATGTTGAAGCAGTGTCCTGGTAAGAGATACCCACAAAAGATTGGTTACTTTCCGGCaagaaaaagttgaaattaNNNNNNNNNNNNNNNNNNNNNNNNNNNNNNNNNNNNNNNNNNNNNNNNNNNNNNNNNNNNNNNNNNNNNNNNNNNNNNNNNNNNNNNNNNNNNNNNNNNNNNNNNNNNNNNNNNNNNNNNNNNNNNNNNNNNNNNNNNNNNNNNNNNNNNNNNNNNNNNNNNNNNNNNNNNNNNNNNNNNNNNNNNNNNNNNNNNNNNNNNNNNNNNNNNNNNNNNNNNNNNNNNNNNNNNNNNNNNNNNNNNNNNNNNNNNNNNNNNNNNNNNNNNNNNNNNNNNNNNNNNNNNNNNNNNNNNNNNNNNNNNNNNNNNNNNNNNNNNNNNNNNNNNNNNNNNNNNNNNNNNNNNNNNNNNNNNNNNNNNNNNNNNNNNNNNNNNNNNNNNNNNNNNNNNNNNNNNNNNNNNNNNNNNNNNNNNNNNNNNNNNNNNNNNNNNNNNNNNNNNNNNNNNNNNNNNNNNNNNNNNNNNNNNNNNNNNNNNNNNNNNNNNNNNNNNNNNNNNNNNNNNNNNNNNNNNNNNNNNNNNNNNNNNNNNNNNNNNNNNNNNNNNNNNNNNNNNNNNNNNNNNNNNNNNNNNNNNNNNNNNNNNNNNNNNNNNNNNNNNNNNNNNNNNNNNNNNNNNNNNNNNNNNNNNNNNNNNNNNNNNNNNNNNNNNNNNNNNNNNNNNNNNNNNNNNNNNNNNNNNNNNNNNNNNNNNNNNNNNNNNNNNNNNNNNNNNNNNNNNNNNNNNNNNNNNNNNNNNNNNNNNNNNNNNNNNNNNNNNNNNNNNNNNNNNNNNNNNNNNNNNNNNNNNNNNNNNNNNNNNNNNNNNNNNNNNNNNNNNNNNNNNNNNNNNNNNNNNNNNNNNNNNNNNNNNNNNNNNNNNNNNNNNNNNNNNNNNNNNNNNNNNNNNNNNNNNNNNNNNNNNNNNNNNNNNNNNNNNNNNNNNNNNNNNNNNNNNNNNNNNNNNNNNNNNNNNNNNNNNNNNNNNNNNNNNNNNNNNNNNNNNNNNNNNNNNNNNNNNNNNNNNNNNNNNNNNNNNNNNNNNNNNNNNNNNNNNNNNNNNNNNNNNNNNNNNNNNNNNNNNNNNNNNNNNNNNNNNNNNNNNNNNNNNNNNNNNNNNNNNNNNNNNNNNNNNNNNNNNNNNNNNNNNNNNNNNNNNNNNNNNNNNNNNNNNNNNNNNNNNNNNNNNNNNNNNNNNNNNNNNNNNNNNNNNNNNNNNNNNNNNNNNNNNNNNNNNNNNNNNNNNNNNNNNNNNNNNNNNNNNNNNNNNNNNNNNNNNNNNNNNNNNNNNNNNNNNNNNNNNNNNNNNNNNNNNNNNNNNNNNNNNNNNNNNNNNNNNNNNNNNNNNNNNNNNNNNNNNNNNNNNNNNNNNNNNNNNNNNNNNNNNNNNNNNNNNNNNNNNNNNNNNNNNNNNNNNNNNNNNNNNNNNNNNNNNNNNNNNNNNNNNNNNNNNNNNNNNNNNNNNNNNNNNNNNNNNNNNNNNNNNNNNNNNNNNNNNNNNNNNNNNNNNNNNNNNNNNNNNNNNNNNNNNNNNNNNNNNNNNNNNNNNNNNNNNNNNNNNNNNNNNNNNNNNNNNNNNNNNNNNNNNNNNNNNNNNNNNNNNNNNNNNNNNNNNNNNNNNNNNNNNNNNNNNNNNNNNNNNNNNNNNNNNNNNNNNNNNNNNNNNNNNNNNNNNNNNNNNNNNNNNNNNNNNNNNNNNNNNNNNNNNNNNNNNNNNNNNNNNNNNNNNNNNNNNNNNNNNNNNNNNNNNNNNNNNNNNNNNNNNNNNNNNNNNNNNNNNNNNNNNNNNNNNNNNNNNNNNNNNNNNNNNNNNNNNNNNNNNNNNNNNNNNNNNNNNNNNNNNNNNNNNNNNNNNNNNNNNNNNNNNNNNNNNNNNNNNNNNNNNNNNNNNNNNNNNNNNNNNNNNNNNNNNNNNNNNNNNNNNNNNNNNNNNNNNNNNNNNNNNNNNNNNNNNNNNNNNNNNNNNNNNNNNNNNNNNNNNNNNNNNNNNNNNNNNNNNNNNNNNNNNNNNNNNNNNNNNNNNNNNNNNNNNNNNNNNNNNNNNNNNNNNNNNNNNNNNNNNNNNNNNNNNNNNNNNNNNNNNNNNNNNNNNNNNNNNNNNNNNNNNNNNNNNNNNNNNNNNNNNNNNNNNNNNNNNNNNNNNNNNNNNNNNNNNNNNNNNNNNNNNNNNNNNNNNNNNNNNNNNNNNNNNNNNNNNNNNNNNNNNNNNNNNNNNNNNNNNNNNNNNNNNNNNNNNNNNNNNNNNNNNNNNNNNNNNNNNNNNNNNNNNNNNNNNNNNNNNNNNNNNNNNNNNNNNNNNNNNNNNNNNNNNNNNNNNNNNNNNNNNNNNNNNNNNNNNNNNNNNNNNNNNNNNNNNNNNNNNNNNNNNNNNNNNNNNNNNNNNNNNNNNNNNNNNNNNNNNNNNNNNNNNNNNNNNNNNNNNNNNNNNNNNNNNNNNNNNNNNNNNNNNNNNNNNNNNNNNNNNNNNNNNNNNNNNNNNNNNNNNNNNNNNNNNNNNNNNNNNNNNNNNNNNNNNNNNNNNNNNNNNNNNNNNNNNNNNNNNNNNNNNNNNNNNNNNNNNNNNNNNNNNNNNNNNNNNNNNNNNNNNNNNNNNNNNNNNNNNNNNNNNNNNNNNNNNNNNNNNNNNNNNNNNNNNNNNNNNNNNNNNNNNNNNNNNNNNNNNNNNNNNNNNNNNNNNNNNNNNNNNNNNNNNNNNNNNNNNNNNNNNNNNNNNNNNNNNNNNNNNNNNNNNNNNNNNNNNNNNNNNNNNNNNNNNNNNNNNNNNNNNNNNNNNNNNNNNNNNNNNNNNNNNNNNNNNNNNNNNNNNNNNNNNNNNNNNNNNNNNNNNNNNNNNNNNNNNNNNNNNNNNNNNNNNNNNNNNNNNNNNNNNNNNNNNNNNNNNNNNNNNNNNNNNNNNNNNNNNNNNNNNNNNNNNNNNNNNNNNNNNNNNNNNNNNNNNNNNNNNNNNNNNNNNNNNNNNNNNNNNNNNNNNNNNNNNNNNNNNNNNNNNNNNNNNNNNNNNNNNNNNNNNNNNNNNNNNNNNNNNNNNNNNNNNNNNNNNNNNNNNNNNNNNNNNNNNNNNNNNNNNNNNNNNNNNNNNNNNNNNNNNNNNNNNNNNNNNNNNNNNNNNNNNNNNNNNNNNNNNNNNNNNNNNNNNNNNNNNNNNNNNNNNNNNNNNNNNNNNNNNNNNNNNNNNNNNNNNNNNNNNNNNNNNNNNNNNNNNNNNNNNNNNNNNNNNNNNNNNNNNNNNNNNNNNNNNNNNNNNNNNNNNNNNNNNNNNNNNNNNNNNNNNNNNNNNNNNNNNNNNNNNNNNNNNNNNNNNNNNNNNNNNNNNNNNNNNNNNNNNNNNNNNNNNNNNNNNNNNNNNNNNNNNNNNNNNNNNNNNNNNNNNNNNNNNNNNNNNNNNNNNNNNNNNNNNNNNNNNNNNNNNNNNNNNNNNNNNNNNNNNNNNNNNNNNNNNNNNNNNNNNNNNNNNNNNNNNNNNNNNNNNNNNNNNNNNNNNNNNNNNNNNNNNNNNNNNNNNNNNNNNNNNNNNNNNNNNNNNNNNNNNNNNNNNNNNNNNNNNNNNNNNNNNNNNNNNNNNNNNNNNNNNNNNNNNNNNNNNNNNNNNNNNNNNNNNNNNNNNNNNNNNNNNNNNNNNNNNNNNNNNNNNNNNNNNNNNNNNNNNNNNNNNNNNNNNNNNNNNNNNNNNNNNNNNNNNNNNNNNNNNNNNNNNNNNNNNNNNNNNNNNNNNNNNNNNNNNNNNNNNNNNNNNNNNNNNNNNNNNNNNNNNNNNNNNNNNNNNNNNNNNNNNNNNNNNNNNNNNNNNNNNNNNNNNNNNNNNNNNNNNNNNNNNNNNNNNNNNNNNNNNNNNNNNNNNNNNNNNNNNNNNNNNNNNNNNNNNNNNNNNNNNNNNNNNNNNNNNNNNNNNNNNNNNNNNNNNNNNNNNNNNNNNNNNNNNNNNNNNNNNNNNNNNNNNNNNNNNNNNNNNNNNNNNNNNNNNNNNNNNNNNNNNNNNNNNNNNNNNNNNNNNNNNNNNNNNNNNNNNNNNNNNNNNNNNNNNNNNNNNNNNNNNNNNNNNNNNNNNNNNNNNNNNNNNNNNNNNNNNNNNNNNNNNNNNNNNNNNNNNNNNNNNNNNNNNNNNNNNNNNNNNNNNNNNNNNNNNNNNNNNNNNNNNNNNNNNNNNNNNNNNNNNNNNNNNNNNNNNNNNNNNNNNNNNNNNNNNNNNNNNNNNNNNNNNNNNNNNNNNNNNNNNNNNNNNNNNNNNNNNNNNNNNNNNNNNNNNNNNNNNNNNNNNNNNNNNNNNNNNNNNNNNNNNNNNNNNNNNNNNNNNNNNNNNNNNNNNNNNNNNNNNNNNNNNNNNNNNNNNNNNNNNNNNNNNNNNNNNNNNNNNNNNNNNNNNNNNNNNNNNNNNNNNNNNNNNNNNNNNNNNNNNNNNNNNNNNNNNNNNNNNNNNNNNNNNNNNNNNNNNNNNNNNNNNNNNNNNNNNNNNNNNNNNNNNNNNNNNNNNNNNNNNNNNNNNNNNNNNNNNNNNNNNNNNNNNNNNNNNNNNNNNNNNNNNNNNNNNNNNNNNNNNNNNNNNNNNNNNNNNNNNNNNNNNNNNNNNNNNNNNNNNNNNNNNNNNNNNNNNNNNNNNNNNNNNNNNNNNNNNNNNNNNNNNNNNNNNNNNNNNNNNNNNNNNNNNNNNNNNNNNNNNNNNNNNNNNNNNNNNNNNNNNNNNNNNNNNNNNNNNNNNNNNNNNNNNNNNNNNNNNNNNNNNNNNNNNNNNNNNNNNNNNNNNNNNNNNNNNNNNNNNNNNNNNNNNNNNNNNNNNNNNNNNNNNNNNNNNNNNNNNNNNNNNNNNNNNNNNNNNNNNNNNNNNNNNNNNNNNNNNNNNNNNNNNNNNNNNNNNNNNNNNNNNNNNNNNNNNNNNNNNNNNNNNNNNNNNNNNNNNNNNNNNNNNNNNNNNNNNNNNNNNNNNNNNNNNNNNNNNNNNNNNNNNNNNNNNNNNNNNNNNNNNNNNNNNNNNNNNNNNNNNNNNNNNNNNNNNNNNNNNNNNNNNNNNNNNNNNNNNNNNNNNNNNNNNNNNNNNNNNNNNNNNNNNNNNNNNNNNNNNNNNNNNNNNNNNNNNNNNNNNNNNNNNNNNNNNNNNNNNNNNNNNNNNNNNNNNNNNNNNNNNNNNNNNNNNNNNNNNNNNNNNNNNNNNNNNNNNNNNNNNNNNNNNNNNNNNNNNNNNNNNNNNNNNNNNNNNNNNNNNNNNNNNNNNNNNNNNNNNNNNNNNNNNNNNNNNNNNNNNNNNNNNNNNNNNNNNNNNNNNNNNNNNNNNNNNNNNNNNNNNNNNNNNNNNNNNNNNNNNNNNNNNNNNNNNNNNNNNNNNNNNNNNNNNNNNNNNNNNNNNNNNNNNNNNNNNNNNNNNNNNNNNNNNNNNNNNNNNNNNNNNNNNNNNNNNNNNNNNNNNNNNNNNNNNNNNNNNNNNNNNNNNNNNNNNNNNNNNNNNNNNNNNNNNNNNNNNNNNNNNNNNNNNNNNNNNNNNNNNNNNNNNNNNNNNNNNNNNNNNNNNNNNNNNNNNNNNNNNNNNNNNNNNNNNNNNNNNNNNNNNNNNNNNNNNNNNNNNNNNNNNNNNNNNNNNNNNNNNNNNNNNNNNNNNNNNNNNNNNNNNNNNNNNNNNNNNNNNNNNNNNNNNNNNNNNNNNNNNNNNNNNNNNNNNNNNNNNNNNNNNNNNNNNNNNNNNNNNNNNNNNNNNNNNNNNNNNNNNNNNNNNNNNNNNNNNNNNNNNNNNNNNNNNNNNNNNNNNNNNNNNNNNNNNNNNNNNNNNNNNNNNNNNNNNNNNNNNNNNNNNNNNNNNNNNNNNNNNNNNNNNNNNNNNNNNNNNNNNNNNNNNNNNNNNNNNNNNNNNNNNNNNNNNNNNNNNNNNNNNNNNNNNNNNNNNNNNNNNNNNNNNNNNNNNNNNNNNNNNNNNNNNNNNNNNNNNNNNNNNNNNNNNNNNNNNNNNNNNNNNNNNNNNNNNNNNNNNNNNNNNNNNNNNNNNNNNNNNNNNNNNNNNNNNNNNNNNNNNNNNNNNNNNNNNNNNNNNNNNNNNNNNNNNNNNNNNNNNNNNNNNNNNNNNNNNNNNNNNNNNNNNNNNNNNNNNNNNNNNNNNNNNNNNNNNNNNNNNNNNNNNNNNNNNNNNNNNNNNNNNNNNNNNNNNNNNNNNNNNNNNNNNNNNNNNNNNNNNNNNNNNNNNNNNNNNNNNNNNNNNNNNNNNNNNNNNNNNNNNNNNNNNNNNNNNNNNNNNNNNNNNNNNNNNNNNNNNNNNNNNNNNNNNNNNNNNNNNNNNNNNNNNNNNNNNNNNNNNNNNNNNNNNNNNNGCTTAAAAGTTTCTCTAATGCTTCTTCAGCATCATTGATCTGTCCCTTGATCGTGTCATActcgttttcttttcctttctcgcCTTTCTCCTCTGTCTCCACTTTGCTTTTCAAATCTTCAACAGCAACATGAAGATTTGCGAGTTTCTGTAAATCTGAACCAAGTCTCTCGAGAACTTTCCTCTTGTTCGCTTCTTTGTTTGGATCTGTGAATCTATCAGAGACCTCTAGTTTGTCCACAACCAATGACTCTTCAGACAACGATTTACCTTTCTGAGGATTATGTGGCTTTACCTCTAAACTGTGCTCATCTTCTACCTTCAAAATGTCTCTCTTACTTATCCCATATGATGAGC encodes the following:
- the LOC104754418 gene encoding BI1-like protein — protein: MHKWNLPYRKDDVETGASGGERTLYPTMLESPELRWGFIRKVYSIIVFQLLATIAVAATVVFVRPIAVFFATTSAGLALWIVLIITPLLVMCPLYYYHQKHPVNYLLLGIFTVTLAFAVGLTCAFTSGKVILEAAILTTVVLLSLTLYTFWAAKKGYDFNFLGPFLFGALIVLMVFALIQIFFPLGRLSVMIYGCLAAIIFCGYIVYDTDNLIKRYSYDEYIWAAVSLYLDIINLFLALLTIFRAAE